From the genome of Rhizobium binae, one region includes:
- the fliF gene encoding flagellar basal-body MS-ring/collar protein FliF has translation MNLLNQLVQIFKNFAALGRTRLMILGGVGAVSIAIILAAALFVNKPAQETLYVGLDSPDLNQISMALAEANIDFQVGTDGASITVPAGMTGKARLMLAERGLPNSANAGYELFDNVGSLGLTSFMQEVTRVRALEGEIARTIQSISGITAARVHIVMPEVGNFRKAEQKPTASVMIRASAATGRGAATSIRHLVASAVPGLDVDDVTILDSAGQLLASGDEASNSSLNRSLNIVQNVQQEVESNIDKALAPFLGMDNFRSSVTADLNTDAQQIQETTYDPESKVERSVRSTKEAQQSQQKQSDNATTVEQNIPQAAPDAGGSGGPESQDKSDKREEQTNYEINSRTTATTRNSYRVDKLSIAVVVNKGRIAKMVGEPVDQAKIDAYLAEMQKIVASAAGVDAKRGDVITVTAMDFLENQLLEEATGGVRVMDMLSRNLAGIINSLAFVVVAFVVVWMGLRPLVRSVTGNGAGAVLGDATPEAAGLELPDFAPAAGVSGGALMDGFGSDFGFDSTEDLLSLGDDDGNFNRRVKEGPERKLARMVEINEERAAKILRKWAIDEAA, from the coding sequence ATGAATCTGTTAAATCAATTAGTTCAGATTTTTAAGAACTTTGCTGCCCTGGGTCGAACGCGGCTGATGATTCTGGGAGGCGTCGGCGCCGTTTCCATCGCGATCATTCTTGCGGCTGCCCTTTTCGTCAACAAGCCGGCACAGGAAACGCTCTACGTCGGTCTCGACTCTCCCGATCTCAACCAGATCAGCATGGCCCTTGCCGAAGCCAATATCGATTTCCAGGTCGGCACGGACGGCGCCAGCATCACCGTCCCGGCCGGCATGACGGGCAAGGCCCGCCTAATGCTTGCCGAGCGCGGCTTGCCAAACAGCGCCAATGCCGGTTACGAACTCTTCGACAATGTCGGCTCGCTCGGTCTGACCTCCTTCATGCAGGAAGTGACGCGGGTTCGCGCACTGGAAGGCGAAATCGCCCGCACCATTCAGTCGATCTCGGGCATCACGGCCGCGCGTGTCCACATCGTCATGCCGGAGGTCGGGAACTTCCGGAAGGCGGAGCAGAAGCCGACGGCCTCCGTCATGATACGCGCGAGCGCGGCCACCGGGCGCGGCGCAGCGACCTCGATCCGCCATCTCGTTGCCTCGGCCGTGCCGGGGCTCGATGTTGATGATGTGACGATTCTTGATTCAGCCGGCCAGCTGCTGGCTTCCGGCGACGAGGCGAGCAACAGCTCGCTGAACCGTTCGCTCAATATCGTCCAGAACGTTCAGCAGGAAGTCGAATCCAACATCGACAAGGCGCTGGCGCCGTTCCTGGGCATGGACAATTTCCGCTCCAGCGTCACCGCCGACCTCAATACCGACGCTCAGCAGATCCAGGAGACCACCTACGATCCCGAATCCAAGGTCGAGCGCTCGGTTCGTTCGACAAAGGAAGCCCAGCAGTCGCAGCAGAAGCAGTCCGACAATGCGACGACCGTCGAGCAGAACATTCCGCAGGCAGCCCCTGATGCCGGCGGTTCCGGCGGCCCCGAATCGCAGGACAAGTCCGACAAGCGTGAAGAGCAGACCAACTACGAAATCAACAGCAGGACGACGGCGACGACCCGCAACAGCTACAGGGTCGACAAGCTGTCGATCGCCGTGGTGGTCAACAAGGGTCGTATCGCCAAGATGGTCGGCGAGCCTGTCGATCAGGCCAAGATCGATGCCTATCTCGCCGAAATGCAGAAGATCGTCGCTTCGGCCGCCGGCGTCGACGCCAAGCGCGGCGACGTCATCACCGTCACGGCGATGGACTTCCTGGAAAATCAATTGCTCGAGGAAGCCACCGGCGGTGTCCGGGTCATGGATATGCTGAGCCGCAATCTTGCCGGCATCATCAACTCGCTCGCCTTCGTGGTGGTCGCCTTCGTGGTGGTCTGGATGGGCCTGCGCCCGCTGGTCCGCAGTGTCACCGGCAATGGTGCAGGCGCCGTTCTCGGCGACGCCACACCGGAAGCGGCCGGCCTCGAGCTCCCGGACTTTGCGCCGGCGGCAGGCGTGTCCGGAGGCGCTCTCATGGACGGCTTCGGATCCGACTTCGGCTTCGACAGCACCGAGGATCTGCTCAGTCTCGGCGACGACGACGGCAACTTCAACCGACGCGTCAAGGAAGGCCCGGAACGCAAGCTCGCCCGCATGGTCGAGATCAACGAGGAGCGCGCCGCGAAAATCCTCCGGAAATGGGCAATCGACGAAGCAGCATAA
- the visN gene encoding transcriptional regulator VisN, translating into MDMNIFQASKGERQIMNFASAVAPALLPRDELIQRLHNVAGTGRLQSGLRALTEYVGASHYLLARCDLIQESGLDFVVSSDWPFDLVKDIANDLVSGYARSTELEKCMQVFQPNFALLPESAAAPEGASRQYCSLTFNVGRSRLALMFLFGEGFILSPERLRDVGLLAGYVASFLRCGGARVDRDFELTDRELECLFWIAEGKTSDEIAMILGISRNTINNYITSVMRKTATKTRSEAIAFAVRNNLV; encoded by the coding sequence ATGGATATGAACATATTTCAGGCGAGCAAAGGCGAGAGGCAGATAATGAATTTCGCAAGCGCAGTGGCGCCGGCTCTGTTGCCGCGCGATGAACTGATCCAGCGGCTGCACAATGTCGCCGGCACTGGCAGGTTGCAGTCCGGTCTGCGCGCGCTGACGGAGTATGTCGGCGCTTCGCACTATCTGCTGGCACGTTGTGATCTCATCCAGGAAAGCGGCCTCGATTTCGTCGTCTCCTCGGATTGGCCCTTCGACCTGGTCAAGGACATCGCCAACGATCTCGTCAGCGGCTATGCCCGCTCCACCGAGCTGGAAAAATGCATGCAGGTTTTCCAGCCGAATTTCGCGCTGCTGCCCGAAAGCGCCGCCGCGCCGGAGGGCGCCAGCCGCCAATATTGTTCATTGACCTTCAATGTCGGCCGCTCGCGGCTGGCCTTGATGTTCCTGTTCGGCGAAGGGTTCATCCTGTCGCCGGAGCGGCTGCGGGATGTCGGCCTGCTTGCCGGCTATGTCGCGAGCTTCCTTCGCTGCGGCGGCGCCAGAGTTGACCGCGATTTCGAGCTGACCGACCGCGAGCTGGAATGCCTGTTCTGGATCGCCGAAGGCAAGACCAGCGACGAGATCGCGATGATCCTCGGAATCTCCCGCAACACGATCAACAACTATATCACCAGCGTGATGCGCAAGACGGCGACCAAGACGCGGTCGGAGGCCATTGCCTTCGCGGTCCGCAACAATCTCGTATAG
- the visR gene encoding transcriptional regulator VisR — protein sequence MGHPSSRVMNGADPLRMVRVNRISSRSDLFPRLIAMQKLADAQGFAIYRVSGSGLSAKQRLVCELENWGSSNAGFGKAFTDAYGDILLDHLEKSLLPLSWAGAHDRAAPGPADFAPFMTRLKDGILPFSGLAFPVRLGAVGNGFILFTGDDIDPSSDMIVELHGRCSHIMMDLLSLDERRTAAAEALSEREVACLQLAGDGRISEEIAEKLGLSVHTVNAYLGSATIKLDSVNRIQAIAKAIRLGYIS from the coding sequence ATGGGGCATCCATCAAGCAGGGTGATGAACGGCGCCGATCCGCTCCGCATGGTGCGGGTGAACAGGATTTCCAGCCGGTCCGATCTTTTTCCGCGGCTGATCGCGATGCAGAAACTCGCCGATGCTCAGGGCTTCGCGATTTACCGCGTCAGCGGCTCCGGCCTGTCGGCAAAGCAGCGCCTCGTCTGCGAACTCGAGAACTGGGGATCGTCCAATGCCGGTTTCGGCAAGGCCTTCACGGATGCCTATGGCGATATCCTTCTCGATCATCTCGAAAAGTCGCTGCTTCCGCTTTCCTGGGCCGGTGCTCACGATCGGGCGGCCCCCGGCCCGGCCGACTTCGCGCCATTCATGACGCGCCTGAAGGATGGAATCCTGCCTTTTTCCGGGCTTGCCTTTCCGGTGCGGCTCGGCGCCGTCGGCAATGGCTTCATTCTATTTACCGGCGACGATATCGATCCTTCAAGCGATATGATCGTCGAGCTGCACGGCCGTTGCAGCCATATCATGATGGATCTGCTCTCGCTCGACGAGCGCCGCACGGCCGCCGCCGAGGCGTTGAGCGAACGTGAGGTCGCCTGTCTGCAGCTTGCCGGTGACGGCCGCATCAGCGAAGAGATCGCCGAAAAGCTCGGCTTGTCCGTACACACGGTCAACGCTTATCTCGGCTCGGCGACGATCAAGCTCGATTCCGTCAACCGCATCCAGGCGATCGCCAAGGCGATCCGGCTTGGCTACATCAGCTGA
- the flhB gene encoding flagellar biosynthesis protein FlhB: MADDDKDSKTEAPTAKKRSDAAEKGNVPFSRELSIFATILATFIYLVFFLPESVGRMSETLRDIFEQPDQWKIETGPDILALFVRLGWAGAALVAPAFILFMVFGIASSIFQNLPTPVLERIRPQASRISPAKGWTRLFSLPGLVEFGKSLFKVVVVGVILFFVLRSEYFGSIDAMFSDPQTILVRMMTAMRKIIIVMLIATAIVAIADLFWTRHHWFTELKMTRHEVKEENKQAQGDPFVKSRQRSLMRDRARRRMIANVHRATLVIANPTHYAVALRYAREENDAPVVLAKGQDLIALKIREIAEQNGIPVFEDPPLARSMFAQVSVDSVIPSVFYKAVAELIHRVYAADAKNKRVR; the protein is encoded by the coding sequence TTGGCAGACGATGACAAGGACAGCAAAACAGAAGCCCCGACCGCGAAAAAGCGAAGCGACGCCGCGGAAAAAGGCAATGTGCCGTTTTCGCGAGAACTGTCGATCTTCGCGACCATCCTTGCCACTTTCATCTATCTGGTGTTCTTCCTTCCCGAAAGCGTCGGGCGCATGAGCGAAACGCTGCGCGACATTTTCGAGCAGCCCGACCAATGGAAAATCGAGACGGGACCGGACATTCTGGCGCTCTTCGTTCGGCTGGGCTGGGCAGGCGCTGCACTGGTGGCGCCTGCCTTCATCCTGTTCATGGTTTTCGGCATCGCCTCCTCGATCTTCCAGAATCTGCCGACACCGGTGCTGGAACGGATCCGGCCGCAGGCATCACGCATTTCTCCGGCCAAAGGCTGGACGCGGCTCTTCAGCCTGCCCGGCCTCGTCGAGTTCGGAAAGTCGCTCTTCAAGGTCGTCGTCGTCGGGGTCATCCTGTTCTTCGTGCTCAGGAGCGAATATTTCGGATCGATCGACGCGATGTTCTCCGATCCGCAGACAATCCTCGTCAGGATGATGACGGCGATGCGCAAGATCATCATCGTCATGCTGATCGCAACCGCGATCGTGGCGATCGCCGATCTTTTCTGGACGCGCCATCACTGGTTCACCGAACTCAAGATGACGCGCCACGAAGTGAAGGAGGAAAACAAGCAGGCGCAGGGCGATCCCTTCGTCAAAAGCCGGCAGCGCTCGCTGATGCGCGACAGGGCGCGCCGGCGCATGATCGCCAACGTGCACCGCGCAACGCTGGTCATCGCCAACCCGACGCACTACGCTGTGGCGCTGCGTTACGCGCGTGAGGAAAACGACGCCCCAGTGGTGCTGGCAAAGGGCCAGGACCTCATTGCGTTGAAGATCAGGGAGATCGCCGAGCAGAACGGCATCCCGGTGTTCGAAGATCCGCCGCTTGCGCGCTCCATGTTTGCGCAAGTCTCGGTCGATAGTGTCATACCGTCAGTCTTCTATAAGGCCGTTGCGGAGCTCATACACAGGGTCTACGCCGCAGACGCCAAGAACAAACGGGTAAGATAA
- the fliG gene encoding flagellar motor switch protein FliG → MMDFDDFGGALAGKPLTQAEKAAAVLLAMGKGVAGRLLKYFTQAELQTIIASAQSLRAIPPDELLSLVSEFEDLFTEGAGLMDNAKAIEAILEEGLTPDEVDSLLGRRTAFQAYETSIWDRLSEAEPAFVAQFLLREHPQTVAYILSMMPSSFGAKVLLQLPDNRRADIMNRTVNMKAVSPKAAQIIENRVMTLLAEIEAERNAAGSTKVADLMNELDKPQVDTLLTSLESISREAVNKVRPKIFLFEDLMYMPQRSRVLLLNDISTDVLTVALRGSPAEIRESVLSAISPRQRRMIESDLQSGMGGVNPREVAIARRAVAQEAIRLANSGQIELKEKEGDASAAA, encoded by the coding sequence ATGATGGACTTTGACGATTTCGGCGGCGCGCTAGCCGGGAAACCGTTGACCCAGGCTGAAAAGGCGGCGGCGGTCCTTCTCGCCATGGGAAAGGGTGTCGCCGGCCGGTTGTTGAAATATTTTACCCAGGCCGAGCTGCAGACCATTATCGCATCCGCCCAGTCGCTGCGCGCCATTCCGCCGGATGAACTGCTGTCGCTCGTCTCCGAGTTCGAGGACCTCTTCACCGAGGGCGCCGGACTGATGGACAATGCCAAAGCGATCGAGGCTATTCTGGAAGAAGGCCTGACCCCCGACGAGGTCGACAGCCTGCTCGGTCGCCGCACGGCGTTCCAGGCCTACGAGACCTCGATCTGGGATCGCCTCAGCGAGGCGGAGCCGGCATTCGTCGCGCAGTTCCTGCTGCGTGAACATCCGCAGACCGTCGCCTATATCCTTTCGATGATGCCCTCCTCCTTCGGCGCCAAGGTGCTGCTGCAGCTTCCCGACAACCGCCGCGCCGACATCATGAACCGCACCGTCAACATGAAGGCCGTCAGCCCGAAGGCTGCGCAAATCATCGAGAACCGGGTGATGACGCTGCTTGCCGAGATCGAGGCAGAACGCAACGCAGCCGGCTCGACGAAGGTCGCCGACCTCATGAACGAGCTCGACAAGCCGCAGGTCGACACGCTGCTCACCTCGCTGGAATCGATCAGCCGCGAGGCGGTCAACAAGGTCCGGCCGAAGATCTTCCTCTTCGAGGACCTCATGTACATGCCGCAGCGCAGCCGCGTCCTGCTCCTCAACGACATTTCGACCGACGTGCTCACTGTCGCGCTGCGCGGCTCGCCGGCCGAGATCCGCGAATCGGTTCTCTCCGCCATCAGCCCGCGTCAGCGCCGCATGATCGAATCGGATCTGCAGAGCGGCATGGGCGGCGTCAATCCGCGCGAGGTCGCCATTGCCCGGCGCGCCGTGGCGCAGGAAGCGATTCGCCTGGCCAACTCAGGCCAGATCGAGCTCAAGGAGAAGGAAGGCGACGCTTCGGCGGCGGCCTAG
- the fliN gene encoding flagellar motor switch protein FliN — MATKKTQQNSDLSLDVPGSEADLDQAIDDLRGVLKQDADGDLSQFGGDLENDAFGAGTDLAAFGGEISDSPFGGDDFGGDFGAGNAGTDFGGSSSFEASPAPLGSALTSNFELIMDIPIDVQIMLGTSRMQVSGLMNLNEGATIALDKKIGEPVEIMVNGRRIARGEITVLDNDDTRFGVKLIEVMSTKKA, encoded by the coding sequence ATGGCAACGAAGAAAACACAGCAGAACAGTGACCTCTCCCTGGATGTGCCGGGCAGCGAAGCGGATCTCGACCAGGCGATCGACGATCTGCGCGGCGTGCTGAAGCAGGATGCCGATGGCGACCTGTCGCAGTTTGGCGGCGACCTGGAGAATGATGCCTTCGGAGCAGGAACGGATCTGGCCGCCTTTGGCGGCGAGATCTCGGATTCCCCTTTCGGCGGCGACGATTTCGGCGGCGATTTCGGCGCTGGCAATGCAGGCACGGATTTCGGCGGCAGCTCTTCGTTCGAGGCGTCGCCGGCCCCGCTCGGCAGTGCGCTGACGTCGAACTTCGAACTGATCATGGACATTCCGATCGATGTCCAGATCATGCTCGGCACCAGCCGGATGCAGGTCTCCGGCCTGATGAATCTCAACGAAGGGGCGACGATCGCTCTCGACAAGAAGATCGGCGAACCTGTCGAGATCATGGTGAACGGCCGCCGGATTGCACGCGGCGAGATTACGGTGCTTGATAACGACGACACCCGATTCGGCGTAAAACTGATAGAAGTTATGAGTACAAAAAAAGCCTGA
- a CDS encoding FliM/FliN family flagellar motor switch protein, with protein MTMSDASHDKPAMDPALLAKLTGGLGDRGRVSKICSAFGEVYSEFFPDVIKSETGLDVTVNYLGCEIGYKNHLIDDLSANVTLVDATLRNWSQNITLACGNGFVITLMEHLLGATADTIEEPADRMLSIIELDLAVMVFDKIAKVLRSAVNAPGGFEPSLSAPHAHDTRARPPEDKPDEFAAAINMSLTLAGIVSEFSLIVPQTALLKTKVTPPKPKRQPAGASPEWTEQLGDQVRRSHVTLEARIRLQDLTLRTISKLMVGDVIPFRDSGEVRVEVSANSKELYVCEFGRSGENYMVRVKDTMNSDDELIRHLMN; from the coding sequence ATGACCATGAGCGATGCTTCGCATGACAAACCGGCAATGGATCCTGCCCTTCTGGCCAAGCTGACCGGCGGGCTTGGCGACAGAGGCCGCGTGTCCAAGATCTGCAGCGCATTCGGCGAGGTCTACAGCGAGTTCTTTCCCGATGTCATCAAAAGCGAGACCGGCCTCGATGTGACGGTCAATTATCTCGGCTGCGAGATCGGCTACAAGAACCACCTGATCGATGACCTCAGCGCCAACGTCACCCTCGTCGATGCGACGTTGCGCAACTGGTCGCAGAACATCACGCTTGCCTGCGGCAATGGTTTCGTCATCACGCTGATGGAGCACCTGCTCGGCGCCACCGCTGATACGATCGAGGAGCCGGCCGACCGGATGCTGTCGATCATCGAACTCGATCTGGCGGTCATGGTGTTCGACAAGATCGCCAAGGTGCTGCGCTCGGCGGTCAACGCGCCGGGCGGTTTCGAACCGAGCCTTTCGGCCCCGCACGCCCATGACACGCGCGCCCGGCCGCCGGAAGACAAGCCGGACGAATTCGCCGCCGCCATCAACATGTCGCTCACGCTTGCCGGCATCGTTTCCGAATTCTCGCTGATCGTTCCGCAGACGGCGCTGCTCAAGACCAAGGTGACGCCGCCGAAGCCGAAGCGCCAGCCCGCCGGCGCCTCTCCTGAATGGACGGAGCAGCTCGGCGACCAGGTGCGCCGCTCGCATGTCACGCTCGAGGCCAGGATCAGGCTGCAGGACCTGACACTGCGGACGATATCGAAGCTGATGGTCGGCGACGTCATCCCCTTCCGCGACAGCGGCGAGGTGCGCGTCGAGGTCAGCGCCAACAGCAAGGAATTGTATGTCTGCGAGTTCGGCCGCTCAGGCGAAAACTACATGGTCCGCGTCAAGGATACGATGAACTCTGATGACGAACTCATCCGTCATTTAATGAATTAG
- the motA gene encoding flagellar motor stator protein MotA yields MNIIIGFIVTCGCIVGSFMAMGGEVDALFQPFEFLIIGGAGLGSFIMANPMKVVKDSGKALGEAFKHAVPKERNYLDTLGVLYSLMRDLRTKSRNEIEAHIDNPAESTIFQQAPTVLKNKELTAFICDYVRLIIIGNARSHEIEALMDEELNTIMHDKMKPYHAIQIMGDSFPAIGIVAAVLGVIKAMAHINDSPEVLGHLIGSALVGTFLGILLSYCVCSPLVSQIKVVRNKQHRLYVIVKQTLLAYMNGSVPQVALEYGRKTISAYERPSIDAVEQEMMNPGGENKAA; encoded by the coding sequence ATGAACATCATTATCGGATTTATAGTGACCTGCGGCTGTATCGTCGGCAGCTTCATGGCGATGGGCGGCGAAGTGGATGCGCTGTTCCAGCCCTTCGAATTTCTCATCATCGGGGGCGCCGGCCTCGGCAGCTTCATCATGGCCAACCCGATGAAGGTGGTGAAGGATTCCGGCAAGGCGCTCGGCGAAGCCTTCAAGCATGCCGTGCCGAAGGAGCGCAATTATCTCGACACGCTCGGCGTGCTTTATTCGCTGATGCGCGACCTGCGCACCAAGTCGCGAAACGAAATCGAAGCCCATATCGACAATCCGGCCGAATCGACGATCTTCCAGCAGGCGCCGACGGTTCTGAAGAACAAGGAACTGACGGCCTTCATCTGCGATTACGTCCGCCTGATCATCATCGGCAACGCCCGCAGCCACGAAATCGAGGCGCTGATGGATGAAGAGCTCAACACCATCATGCACGACAAGATGAAGCCCTACCACGCGATCCAGATCATGGGCGACTCCTTCCCGGCGATCGGTATCGTCGCGGCCGTTCTCGGCGTCATCAAGGCGATGGCCCACATCAACGATTCGCCCGAGGTGCTCGGCCACCTGATCGGCTCGGCGCTCGTCGGCACCTTCCTCGGCATTCTGTTGTCCTACTGCGTCTGCTCGCCGCTGGTCTCCCAGATCAAGGTCGTCCGCAACAAGCAGCATCGCCTCTACGTCATCGTCAAGCAGACCCTGCTGGCCTATATGAACGGTTCGGTGCCGCAGGTCGCTCTCGAATACGGCCGCAAGACGATCTCGGCTTACGAGCGTCCGTCCATCGACGCCGTCGAACAGGAAATGATGAACCCAGGCGGCGAAAACAAGGCGGCTTAA
- the flgF gene encoding flagellar basal-body rod protein FlgF, protein MQSGLYVSLSSQMALEKRLNTIADNMANVNTTGFRATEVKFDEMVAATKNKLNTKVAFVSQGNDYLNEQSGELQHTGNMLDFAVKGDAWFSLDTPAGRVLTRDGRFTLKETGELVSIRGYPVLDAGGAPIQLDTKAGEPAVGTDGIIYQAGRQVGSLGLFEADISKGYLRYENSGIMTTDQPRAVVDRFNVGVEQGYLENSNVNAMREITQLIEVNRAFESISSLMRDSEDSFKEAVQTLGGSR, encoded by the coding sequence ATGCAATCCGGTCTTTATGTTTCTCTGTCGTCGCAGATGGCTCTCGAAAAGCGCCTGAACACCATCGCAGACAATATGGCCAACGTGAACACGACCGGTTTTCGCGCCACCGAGGTTAAGTTCGACGAGATGGTGGCGGCCACCAAGAACAAGCTGAACACCAAGGTTGCCTTCGTCTCCCAGGGTAATGATTATCTGAACGAGCAAAGCGGTGAGCTGCAGCACACCGGCAACATGCTCGATTTCGCCGTCAAGGGCGATGCCTGGTTTTCGCTCGATACGCCGGCAGGCCGCGTGCTGACGCGCGACGGCCGCTTCACCCTGAAAGAAACCGGCGAGCTCGTCTCGATCCGCGGCTATCCGGTTCTCGACGCCGGCGGCGCACCGATCCAGCTCGATACGAAAGCCGGCGAGCCGGCGGTCGGCACCGACGGCATCATCTATCAGGCCGGCCGTCAGGTCGGATCGCTCGGGCTGTTCGAGGCCGATATCAGCAAGGGTTACCTGCGTTACGAAAACAGCGGCATCATGACCACCGACCAACCGCGCGCCGTGGTCGACCGCTTCAATGTCGGCGTCGAGCAGGGATATCTGGAAAACTCCAACGTCAACGCCATGCGCGAGATTACCCAGCTGATCGAGGTCAACCGCGCCTTCGAGAGCATCTCGTCGCTGATGCGCGACAGCGAAGATTCATTCAAGGAAGCCGTGCAGACGCTCGGGGGCAGCCGCTAA
- the fliI gene encoding flagellar protein export ATPase FliI — protein sequence MSTLLSEDGLSPKLAHLAGLVDQYASPEFAVAHGGRVQTIAAGHYTVRGLSRHVRLGEFVAHKSASGVHLGEVVRVEPELIYVCPIEPGEPIGIDDTVIRKGAFRISPSDSWCGRTVNSLCEPIDGQGPITEGLDRRSISNTAPPSMTRQRVGTGFKTGVRAIDIFSPLCLGQRLGIFAGSGVGKSTLLSMLARADAFDKVVIALVGERGREVREFIEDTLGSNMKKAIAVVATSDESPMLRKMAPLTAITIAEHFRDKGENVLFIVDSVTRFAHAIREVATASGEPPIARGYPASVFTELPRLLERAGPGPEGTGTITAIISILVDGDNHNDPIADSTRGILDGHIVLQRSLAEEGRYPPIDPLASISRLARKAWTSDQEKLVSRLKVLIHRFEETRDLRLIGGYRQGADPDLDMAVKQVPIIYDVLKQAPGDRESVDAFADLAGALKAAAGMGNQGAPIQRR from the coding sequence ATGAGCACGCTACTGTCCGAGGACGGCCTTTCCCCGAAGCTGGCGCATCTGGCGGGTCTCGTCGACCAATATGCATCGCCGGAGTTCGCGGTGGCCCATGGCGGTCGCGTGCAGACCATTGCCGCCGGCCACTACACCGTTCGCGGTCTTTCCCGCCATGTTCGTCTCGGCGAGTTCGTGGCGCATAAATCGGCCTCCGGCGTCCATCTCGGCGAGGTCGTTCGTGTCGAGCCGGAGCTGATCTACGTCTGCCCGATCGAACCCGGCGAGCCGATCGGCATTGATGATACCGTTATCCGCAAGGGCGCCTTCCGCATTTCGCCGTCCGACAGCTGGTGCGGGCGCACCGTCAATTCGCTCTGCGAGCCGATCGACGGGCAGGGTCCGATCACCGAGGGCCTCGATCGCCGCTCGATCTCCAACACTGCGCCGCCGTCGATGACCCGCCAGCGGGTCGGGACCGGTTTCAAGACCGGCGTGCGCGCGATCGACATCTTCTCGCCGCTCTGCCTCGGGCAGCGCCTCGGCATTTTCGCCGGATCCGGCGTCGGCAAGTCGACGCTTCTGTCCATGCTCGCCCGTGCCGACGCCTTCGACAAGGTTGTCATCGCGCTCGTCGGCGAACGCGGCCGCGAGGTGCGCGAGTTCATCGAGGATACGCTCGGCAGCAACATGAAGAAGGCGATTGCCGTCGTCGCCACCAGTGACGAGAGCCCGATGCTGCGCAAGATGGCGCCGCTGACGGCGATCACCATTGCCGAGCATTTCCGCGACAAGGGCGAGAACGTCCTCTTCATCGTCGACAGCGTCACCCGTTTCGCCCATGCGATCCGCGAGGTGGCAACCGCCTCCGGCGAGCCGCCGATCGCGCGCGGTTATCCCGCGTCGGTCTTCACCGAACTGCCGCGCCTGCTGGAACGCGCCGGTCCTGGCCCCGAGGGCACCGGCACGATTACCGCGATCATCTCGATCCTTGTCGACGGCGACAATCACAACGACCCGATCGCTGATTCGACGCGCGGCATCCTCGACGGTCATATCGTCCTGCAGCGCAGCCTCGCCGAAGAGGGGCGGTATCCGCCGATCGATCCGCTCGCCTCGATCTCGCGTCTTGCCCGCAAGGCCTGGACGTCGGACCAGGAAAAGCTGGTATCGCGGCTGAAAGTGCTAATTCACCGCTTCGAGGAGACGCGAGACTTGCGCCTGATCGGCGGTTACCGCCAGGGCGCCGATCCCGATCTCGACATGGCGGTCAAGCAGGTCCCCATCATCTACGACGTCCTGAAACAGGCGCCGGGCGATCGTGAATCGGTCGACGCCTTTGCTGACCTCGCCGGCGCGCTGAAGGCCGCAGCCGGCATGGGCAATCAGGGCGCACCCATCCAGAGGAGATAG
- a CDS encoding flagellar protein, with translation MVEFDDERIASLKQRRKAAMLDRFLTYTGLALAGASAFFPWYVFFNADKFGINVAASSNSRDLPDWPARNVFSVSPLAMVNKNEATKKVPPIDPLTTATVSDLGKARDGGDLQEEQPFPGKSSFRLLHVSNGRALIEDPSGMYVVRIGSILPDESRLATLEQRDGKWVIITSKGEIYKND, from the coding sequence GTGGTTGAATTCGACGACGAACGCATTGCTTCGCTGAAGCAGCGCAGGAAGGCCGCCATGCTGGATCGGTTTCTCACCTACACCGGCCTGGCGCTTGCCGGCGCTTCGGCCTTTTTCCCCTGGTACGTCTTCTTCAATGCCGACAAGTTCGGCATCAATGTCGCCGCCAGCAGCAATTCGCGCGATCTGCCGGATTGGCCGGCCCGCAACGTCTTCAGCGTCTCGCCGCTGGCCATGGTCAACAAGAATGAGGCAACCAAGAAGGTTCCGCCGATCGATCCGCTGACGACGGCAACGGTTTCCGATCTCGGCAAAGCACGCGATGGCGGCGACTTGCAGGAAGAGCAGCCGTTCCCCGGCAAATCTTCCTTCCGCCTGCTGCATGTCTCCAACGGCCGGGCGTTAATCGAGGACCCCTCGGGCATGTATGTGGTGCGTATCGGCTCGATCCTGCCCGACGAAAGCCGCCTTGCGACGCTGGAGCAGCGGGACGGCAAGTGGGTGATCATTACTTCGAAGGGTGAGATCTACAAGAACGACTGA